From Candidatus Abyssobacteria bacterium SURF_5, one genomic window encodes:
- a CDS encoding cold-shock protein, protein MPEGTVKWFNDRKGFGFITQDNGPDVFVHHEAIKGSGFKSLAENDRVRFETLSGPKGLKAENVEKL, encoded by the coding sequence ATGCCGGAAGGAACCGTGAAGTGGTTTAACGACCGCAAGGGTTTTGGTTTCATTACCCAGGATAACGGGCCAGACGTTTTCGTGCACCACGAGGCCATCAAAGGTAGTGGTTTCAAATCTCTTGCTGAGAACGACCGCGTCCGTTTCGAGACGCTTAGCGGCCCGAAAGGGCTGAAAGCGGAGAACGTCGAGAAACTGTAA